Genomic DNA from Setaria italica strain Yugu1 chromosome V, Setaria_italica_v2.0, whole genome shotgun sequence:
GTTACAGCTTACAGGCAGCCGACTTTTTtattattaatttttttaaaaggcGGGTGACCTGTCTTTGTTGTGAGTTGGTAGATGTGGCATAGATGTCGAACAtgattaaggggtgtttggttgtTGGGCTCATAGAATTCCtatcacattaaatatttagatactaattagaagtatgaaatatagattaattacaaaactaattgcataggtAAAGATTAATTCACGAGaggaatatattaagcctaattagttcattattaacatggattaattaggcttaatagattcgtctcgcgaattagcctcctccatctgtgtaattagtcttataattagctcatgtttaattctactaattagtctccgaatattcgatgtgatatgaattttagtccgaactaaagatccaaataCCTCCTAAGCTTAccagtttttttatttttttttaaataatattttcttttttttgaagggGTATTTTTTTAAGGAGAATAACATTTTTCTTGCTCTCGCTCTTCTTGAAATTACTCTCACAAGATTCATATAAAAATGCCTTAGGATCCGAGCATGAGATGGCACCGTTATAAATGGTTTTGCCTACGTAGGACAGTAGGAGTATGAAACAAGAGTCCATTGTTGCTAGTTCTTCAAAAGGCGCAATACTTGACGCTTCCTCGATCAACTGTACTTGTCAGCTACTTCCATGATGAGCTGGGCGAGCTCCGCCGGCTTGGAGAACATGGGCACGTGATCGGCTCCACCGATCGCTCTCACCTCCACGCCAGGGCCGCAggaagccgccgcccgccgctgttCCTCCGCCGGCCACGTCTTGTCTTCCTCGGTGACCACAAACACCCGGCTCACCGCGCCGTACCTGCCCTCCGTCAGAACCTTCTCCCCGGTCATGGCCTCGTCTCCGAGGAACATCTGCGCCGGCCTAACCAGCATTCTGGCTAGTGTCAAGTCCTGCATTAGTTGCAATTTGCCAAAGCGTCACCACAGCAACTGTCAGCACCCGTCGTCGTCCATGGTTAACTTCATAGTTGCTAAGCTAAGCACTGACGAGGAGTTCTTGACCAGATGTGGATGTGACTTTGTGTTTGTGTTACCTCTGGAGGGCTGAGCTGATACATCCTCTGTGACAACCACTCTGGGCCAACGAGGAATGTCTCCGCTGGATTCTCCGAGCCTCTCTCCAGGATTCCAAATGTGCAATCCAGGAAGGAATCCGGTGCAGAATCTCCTTGTAGATGCTAATATTTATGGATCATCAAAGAACAGAGTGCTTGGGATAAGAATCgattgtattttttattttttcccctttattAGAGGTCCTTGATACTTGTTTGTCTACCCAAATCAGAAAGCAGAAATCAAGCTGAACCTGTTCCAAGACCGCTGACATGGGCCGGCCGGCGACCGGCATGGGCGCGGAGACgaagacggcgacggcgaccttCTCCGGGTGCGCCTCCATGGCGAGCGCGAGGTTGTGCCCGCCGAAGCTGTGGCCGACGAGGACGACCTTCtcccccggcggcgcggcggccacggcgcggAGCAGCGGCCGGGAGTACTCCTCGAACGAGCGCACCTCGTCGGCGCGCAGGGAGCTGGCGCCGCACGCGGGCAGGTCGAGCGCGGTCACGCGGTGGCCGGCGGATTCCAGTGCGGTGGCCACCTTGTACCAGCACCACGCGCCGTGGCAGAGACCGTGCACCAGCACGAAGTGGTGACGACGCTTCTTGCCGCTCTCATCCATCCCTTAGCTCATGGACGAGGATGTCAACGCAAGCTAACCGGTGATCTGTACTGGACAGAAGCATGGATCAGATCTGTCACAACAAGGACCACTTCTTTTATCCTGCGTCGAGACGATGCTTATGCTTTCGCAACACAATGGCAGCACTCCTCTTACCAAAAGTAAAAACAGGACGGATACTCCCCAAGGCATGCGCATTTaaacttttctattttttacgAATAATttaaccaatattttttttattttatgatgTAAAATTGAAATGGTTgaatttgtaatcaaatgtactctctaattattacaagtttgtaaccataaataatataatataagataaattaatGGTTCAAAACATAATTTGGGACACCGTACGATGGCATATCACACTTTACAAAAAataaacagagggagtaatgaGTTAAACACATATACTTGGGTGTTTTGTTGAATATCGGATATGAATATAGATACTTAAATCGAATATCGGATAAGGTGTGGGTCAACTGATATCCACCGAATAATCCCCGAATAGCTGGTTTGAATATCTGATTCGTATAGCTGTGAAGGCTTAATTTGGTTTAGTCCAAGAAAGGTTTCAACCCCAAAATGGCagagtttctttttttctaaactATTTTGCTAGTTTGGATTTTAGACTAAATTAAAATTTAAATAATCTAATAAATTCAAAATAAACCTAAACAAACAAAGTAAAATTCTAACGCCACTAAAAGATtctaaaaaatacaaaataaaaattaCTCTAATAAATATTACAAACAAATTAGAAATATTTCGTAACATTGCGAATGCTAAAAGTTACAAAATAAATTGTTAAAAGATTCTAAATAATTGACTAATCTCTATTCTTTGTTGCTTTTATAAGTATCCGTAGATATATTCGTGACCGACATTATTCATGCTGGGTTCTTATCACTTGATTCGAGTTCGTGATCAAGACTATCCACATTTGTATATGTACCGGCACCATCCGTACCTGTCTCTCCGAGATTTAGAAAAAGGATAGGATACTGAATGAGCTATATAGGTCAGCGTTCAATCCGTTGTAATACATCCCTCGATGATATATGGTGCAAATACATATATAAGCACCCCCACGCATTTTAAGCTTGCCGGAATCTATCCTGAATTCCAACAAGGCACAAATCTACCATAGCAGAGCACTCCATATGGGTCATGTAAcagcttttttttctctccacaAGAAATGCATTGAGGCTTTTATAATCTGATAATCTtagaggtgctaaactttagcagtgtcacatcggatgttcgaatgctaattaggaggactaaatatgagctaattataaaactaattgcagaacccgtatgctaattcgcgagatgaatctattaaggctaattaatccatcattagcaaatggttactatagcaccacattgtcaaatcatggactaattaggcttaatagattcgtctcgcaaattacactccatgcaattagtttttaattagcctatgtttaatactactaattagcatctaaacatccgatgtgataggtgctaaactttagcagatgcaaactttttttttaagtaaaacGTAGATGCAAACTTCCTGTGACAATTTTCTGAAGAACAATCCAGCACTCATACTTGAACACTCATAATTTTTGTCTGATGGCTATACGATCAGGTATTTATGTATAGACAGAACGGTATTTGTCAGCTATCTCCACAAGCAGTTCTGAGAGCTCCCTTGGCTTTGACAACATCAGCATGTGATCAGCTCCCTTCAACCCCCTCACTTCCGTGCCGGGGTTCCACGACGCCATCCTCCGCTGGAACTCCGCCGACCACGACGCGTCGTCCTCGGCGACGACGCACACCCGCCTCACAGCACCGTACCTCTCCGCTGTTAGGACGTTCTCCTTCAGCACTGCATCGTCCGCGAACCACTGTGATGGTCTCACCATCGCCATTGCCAAGGTCAGATCCTGCATTGCACCGCCAGAGAGGAAAAGGGAAGGAGGAGATCAAACCACATGTCGTCCTCGTCAGGGATACGCATTTCAGGAACCAGTGGCCATTGTCACCTACCTCAGGAGAGCTGAGCTGATACAATCTCTTGGCCAAGTACTCTGGCCCTAGCAGAAGCGTCTCCACTGGATACTGAGGATTGCTGCTAGCCCCATATGTGCAATCCATGTAGAAATCTGGTCCCGTTTCTTGCGAGAACTAGCATAGAATAGTTGCAACAATCGTTGTCAATGGCGATCTCAAGCTTTTTCGTAAGCACAGCAATGGTAGCCTGGTAGGTTATTACCATAAACAGAGCCCGCGTAACTGAAGCCTACCTCTTCAAGGACGAAGGTCATGGGCTTTCCCAAGGCAGGCatggcggccgaggcgaagaccGCGACGGCGACCCTGTCCGGGTACCTCTCCATGGCGAGCGCGAGGCACTGCCCGCCGAAGCTGTGCCCGACGAGGACCGCTCGCTcccccggcggcagcgcggccaCGGCGTCGAGGAGCGGCCGGCTGTACTCCTCGAAGGACGGCACCTCCTCGGCGCGCCCGGGGCTGGCGCCGCACGCGGCCATGTCGAGCGCCGTGACGCGGTGGCCGGCGGATGACAGGAGCGCGGCCACCCTGTACCAGCACCACGCGCCGTGGCAGACGCCGTGCACCATCACGAAGTGGTGCTGGTGCTGATGCCGCCTCTTGCCGATTTCCTCCATCCCTGAACCTGAACGCCTGGACGCGGAAGTCAACGCAAGCTTGGCAAGACGAACACCAAGACGAATCTCCTGCTGGCGTGGGGGACGGAGCGACTAGCGTGTATGCGTGTGGATTGGGCCTGTTcccttcagcttataagccggctgaaaagctgaaacgNNNNNNNNNNNNNNNNNNNNNNNNNNNNNNNNNNNNNNNNNNNNNNNNNNNNNNNNNNNNNNNNNNNNNNNNNNNNNNNNNNNNNNNNNNNNNNNNNNNNAGGAAGAAAAGAGTAAAAaagacctgttcgcttcagcttattcagccggcttatcagccaccaaatagtgtttttctctcacaacaaatcagccgtttcagcttttcagccggcttataagctgaagcgaacagacccaaagaaaaaaaactcagGTCAGGTATTCTTCATCAATCATCAGGATTGATTTGACCGAATGGCACCATTCTGTTGGGAATCCACGTGGCTGCGTTATCGGAAGGAAATGCAAGCATTTTTATTCCATAACGACAGTGCCCAGCGTGTAACGAGCTGGCTTATATAGTCTTCCATGAAATACAATACTACGAGCACCAAGATTAATCTTTATATTATTCTAGTCGTATTTGTTGGCTATATTATATCCTGAGCAGGACGTCGCAAAGCTCGGTGGGCTTGGAGTTCATGACGGcgtggtcggcgccggcgaTCTCCTCGACCTCCGTGCCGGGGCTCATGTCCACCATCCAGCGCTGCATCTCCTCGGTGCTGGAGCCGTCGGCCTTGGCCACCACGAACACCTTCCTCACCGACCCGTAGTTGCCGGCCGTGAGCAGCGCCTCGTCCTTCATCACCGGGTCCTCCAGGAACTGGTTCCCAGGCCTCACCAGCAGCTTCGCCAGGGTCAGGTCCTGCAAACATTTGGTTCATGTCACGTGCCTACGTGTCGATCTGGTGCAGATATGAACAACCAACAGGACGTCACGTACCTCGGCTGGGCTTTGCTGGTAATATTTTTCTTCCATGAACCTTGGACCCATCACGATTGCCACTCcattgttgctgttgctgctgttgatgGCCACCGTTTGGCAGTCCATGAGCAGGCCTCCAGAAGCAGTTCTTCTCATGAACTGCATcgcaatatatttttttttctttgtaaaATTAATAACATGACTTGGTGCTACCACAAGGTAACACTAGTAGTTTGTGACGCGTCAGTTTGGAACGATGGAACAGAGTACCTCCTCTGTGGTGACGCCCATGTGCTTGCCGACGCAGGGCAACGCCGCGGCCAcgaacacggcggcggcgaccttgCGCGGGAACCGCTCCAGGGCGAGCGCGAGGCTGAGCCCGCCGTGGCTGTGGCCGACTAGGAcgagccgctcgccgccgctgccgggcggcgccgcggcggcgaccgcgtCCAGCAGCGGGCCCGAATACTCCTCGAAGGAGCGCACCTCGTCCAGGCGCGCCGGGTGGGCGCCCGACGCGGCGAGGTCGAGCGCCGTCACGCGGTGCCCCGCCGCCCGGAGCAGCGTGGCCACCTTGTACCAGCACCACGCGCCGTGGCAGAGCCCGTGCACCAGGATGAAAtgcttcttgccgccgccgtccatcgtTGATCGCTTGATCTGTTGTGCTTGTTGGTGTGGAGTTTGCGATCGATCGATGCCGCTGTCTGCCTTCGGATTCACGGCCTTCAAGCGATGTGGGGCTTGATGATTATATAGATGTGGTGATGATGTGCCAGTGCGAGTAAGAGATTGTCTTGGGTGTgtttcttcttcatcaagttGATCATCTCATCTTCTGCTGCAAGAAGAAGCAGCTGGCTTCTGTTTACTGAATAATGGACAATTCTATACTGAGTCGGTGATGCGCGAATTAATTTCAATTCACTTATGTTGAGACGGTGGAAGCAAACTCAAGCATTTTATTCCGTCTCACGGCATCTAAATACCTAATGCCATGGATCAAGAAGTGCTTGCTGATGGTGCTCTACTGCCATTGCTGGATGCGATCCATTTGGGAGAAGACGGTGATGTTTCCTGCCGTCTTCAAGATGATAGCAatgcatttttcaaaaaaaaacgtGGCTTTATTTTGTTTATAGGAGCTCATGAACTTATGGCGCAAGAAGGAGCGAACAGTCAAACGTGACAAAGAAAACGTGCGCTTGTTTGGACCTGCCTTAAGATACAAGATGCATCGCATCAGTGAAAATAACATCTGGCCAACGAATTGTCGACCTGATCAACTCCGGTCTCAATCTGCGTGACGTCtgaccatcatcttcatctgtGACTTCACCATTTCTCTGGTTCAAATTTCGCTTCACGCGCTCGGCGCAGCTGCAATTACAGTACAGCTTACGGCCTGAAACATTCATTGATCTCCTGTGCTCAATCGTACTTGTTGGCAATCTTGAGCAGAACTTCACAGAGCTCCGTCGGCTTGGAGAGCATGGCCATATGATCAGCTCCAGCGATCTCCTCGACTTCCGCACCAGGGCTTAGGTCCACCATCCGGCGCTGCGCATCCTCAGTGCTGCTACCATCAGCTTTGGCGATCACAAACACCCTCTTCACCGACCCGTAGTTGCCATCCGTGAGCAACGTCTCGTCCTTCATCATCGGGTCCTCCATGAACTGGCTGCCGGGTCTTAGCAAAAGCTTCGCTAGCTCAAGATCCTACCCGACAATACAAAACATACAAAATTCACTTATTTGTCAAATAATCTATTCACTTCAGACcatacaaaatttattttgttttttgaaGGGGAAAGGAAATGATTATAATGTGTTTTGTTAACATATGGTTGTCTTTTGTTAAAATTCCATGTGTGCGCGCCGTTATTTGTGACAATGTAACTCTATCTTCTATTACCTCGGCTGGGCATTGATCATACACTTTGGCCGCCAATAAGTTGGGCCCAAATAGAACTGCATTTCGAGGTCCTTGCTCTGTATTTAGAACCAtcgtttcttttttttgaaacgtaaaggggcaggagcactgccatatCATATAAGGAGAGAGATGAGTGAACCGTTTACATAAATAAGATTACATGATGAAATATAAACTCCGATCTCATAGCTCTAAGATGCACTATGCTGCTCCTAGTCGACACTCGGCGTGCCACAGGCCTTCTGTCGAAGTTGAATTTCTTCTTTGATAAAGAAGAAAACTTGCAGCTCCGAGCACTGAATTCCATCGAAAATCCTCCTATTACGCTCTTTCCATAGATTCCATGCCGTGTAAATGAGAACTGCTGCTGTTGCTCGTCTCTTTTCCTTCGCGGCCGCATTGATGGATGAACACCACCATGTCTGAAGCTCTGAACCGGCCAATGGCACAGTAACCATACCACTTGCCCAATCACTGACCTTTCGCCAAACTTGCAACGCGAATGGACATTGGAGACACAAATGTGTAGCAGTTTCAAGCTCCACCTGGCAGAGAGGGCAGACAGGGTTGCATGGCCAATTTCGTGCAAGAAGCCTGTCAGCGGTTAAGATCCTTTGTTGCAGCAGTAGCCAAGTGAAAAACCTGTGTTTGCCCTCAGTTTGCGCCCTCCAAATAGCTGCTGGTTGGAATGTGCAATAGGATCCTCTGAACTGAGCTAGATACGCTGTCTTGGCACTGTACTCTCCGTTTGCAGACCATCTCCAGGTAATTGCATCAGGCTGATCATTTAGAGTTATGTTCTGAACTGAGTCCCACAGTAAAAGAAACTCTGCCATTTCTGTAACTGAATTCATTCTCCAGAGCCCTCTAGTCCAATTGTGCTCAATGATCTCCTCATGGACTGTCTTATTCTTTCTCCACGCAAGATTGTAGAGATTTGGGGCGATGTCTCTTGGAGCTTTACCATCCAACCAGGAGGAATTCCAAAACTGCGCTGTGTGGCCATTTCCAATTGTAACTACTGTGCTGACTCTGAAGAGTTGCAGATCAACTTCATTAACTGGTGCATCGCTTGTAGCTGAAGTTCTATCCAGTTCTCGCCACTGGTACCATACCCACCTTAGCCTCAGTGCTCGGCTAAAAAACTCCAGATTCAAGGGGCCCAATCCTCCTAGTTTCTTAGGCTTCATCACATTGATCCATCTGACAAGGCAATGTCCTCCATTGGCTTCATCTGCTCCTTTCCAGAGGAAGTTCCTCCTAATTTTATCAATTTGCTTGATTGTCCATTTCTTTGGAGCAAACACAGTGAGGAAATATGTTGGGA
This window encodes:
- the LOC101774219 gene encoding probable esterase PIR7A; the encoded protein is MDESGKKRRHHFVLVHGLCHGAWCWYKVATALESAGHRVTALDLPACGASSLRADEVRSFEEYSRPLLRAVAAAPPGEKVVLVGHSFGGHNLALAMEAHPEKVAVAVFVSAPMPVAGRPMSAVLEQHLQGDSAPDSFLDCTFGILERGSENPAETFLVGPEWLSQRMYQLSPPEDLTLARMLVRPAQMFLGDEAMTGEKVLTEGRYGAVSRVFVVTEEDKTWPAEEQRRAAASCGPGVEVRAIGGADHVPMFSKPAELAQLIMEVADKYS
- the LOC106804364 gene encoding probable esterase PIR7A encodes the protein MEEIGKRRHQHQHHFVMVHGVCHGAWCWYRVAALLSSAGHRVTALDMAACGASPGRAEEVPSFEEYSRPLLDAVAALPPGERAVLVGHSFGGQCLALAMERYPDRVAVAVFASAAMPALGKPMTFVLEEFSQETGPDFYMDCTYGASSNPQYPVETLLLGPEYLAKRLYQLSSPEDLTLAMAMVRPSQWFADDAVLKENVLTAERYGAVRRVCVVAEDDASWSAEFQRRMASWNPGTEVRGLKGADHMLMLSKPRELSELLVEIADKYRSVYT
- the LOC101774624 gene encoding esterase PIR7B, producing the protein MDGGGKKHFILVHGLCHGAWCWYKVATLLRAAGHRVTALDLAASGAHPARLDEVRSFEEYSGPLLDAVAAAAPPGSGGERLVLVGHSHGGLSLALALERFPRKVAAAVFVAAALPCVGKHMGVTTEEFMRRTASGGLLMDCQTVAINSSNSNNGVAIVMGPRFMEEKYYQQSPAEDLTLAKLLVRPGNQFLEDPVMKDEALLTAGNYGSVRKVFVVAKADGSSTEEMQRWMVDMSPGTEVEEIAGADHAVMNSKPTELCDVLLRI